One segment of Ipomoea triloba cultivar NCNSP0323 chromosome 12, ASM357664v1 DNA contains the following:
- the LOC115999418 gene encoding drebrin-like protein has product MRPIDMEECVNLGLRFNDTMGETRKRERELWDTIRRLENRVDVLELEVRRLILDRHGEEPFELKEWSSAPRWDQSAEDEGRTPTSEDQSAEDEGRTPTSDFESAEDEGRTPTSDFDPFESKSLCMHTRSRGSEGLLPLNPEIYALNRRRRRANREQQEQADQEEEMATTSGTIPNMNIDDSPRRSETDTPREENRGPQFNEHEAPPPPREEARQRPQPPNHPQYRQENEEYDEPLPRRRYTQGFEEQFNNPLYDMPPRREAPTPRQRREGFYQPQYDEEYYEPPRPRRNIPRDEPREQRWEAR; this is encoded by the exons ATGAGGCCTATTGATATGGAGGAGTGTGTGAACCTTGGATTGAGGTTTAATGATACCATGGGGGAGACTAGAAAAAGGGAAAGAGAGTTATGGGACACTATTCGACGACTCGAGAACCGAGTAGACGTGCTTGAACTTGAAGTGAGAAGGCTCATACTCGATAGACATGGAGAGGAACCTTTCGAGTTGAAAGAGTGGTCAAGTGCACCTCG TTGGGATCAGTCTGCTGAGGACGAAGGACGGACGCCCACGTCCGAGGATCAGTCTGCTGAGGACGAAGGACGGACGCCCACGTCCGATTTCGAGTCTGCTGAGGACGAAGGACGGACGCCCACGTCCGATTTCGACCCCTTTGAA TCCAAAAGCCTTTGTATGCACACTCGCTCAAGAGGGAGTGAGGGGTTACTACCACTCAATCCCGAGATTTACGCATTGAACCGAAGGAGAAGGAGGGCTAACCGAGAACAACAAGAACAAGCGGATCAAGAGGAAGAGATGGCAACTACGAGTGGAACTATCCCAAACATGAACATAGACGATTCACCAAGAAGGAGTGAAACGGACACCCCCCGGGAAGAAAATAGAGGACCACAATTCAATGAACATGAGGCACCTCCTCCACCAAGGGAGGAGGCTCGACAAAGACCACAACCACCCAACCACCCACAATATCGACAAGAGAACGAAGAGTATGATGAACCATTACCAAGGAGGAGATATACACAAGGATTTGAGGAGCAATTTAACAATCCACTCTATGACATGCCACCAAGAAGGGAAGCACCAACTCCTAGACAAAGGAGGGAGGGTTTCTATCAACCACAATACGATGAAGAGTATTATGAGCCACCAAGACCGAGGAGGAATATCCCTAGGGATGAGCCAAGAGAGCAAAGATGGGAAGCTAGATGA